The following proteins are encoded in a genomic region of Streptosporangiales bacterium:
- a CDS encoding patatin-like phospholipase family protein, translated as MTSPGDGRTGLVLGAGGVLGAAWLIGALRAFEEVTGFDPRTADRLLGTSAGSILVAALGAGVDTNGLLHHQFGIITEGAPQIDFDPDTDSGGKLPPWPKPGIGSRELLFKSWRHPRQVHPQVALYSVVPEGRGDLQPVGRLVDSVNEGEWSPHPSCWVVAVDYEEGRRTVFGRDGAPEARLRDAVMASCAVPGWYHPVTIGGRRYVDGGVRSSTSAELLAKLDLDRVYVFAPMASYELDQPKSVGTAFERGVRRYVTRGLTAEVERLRAAGIAVEVFTPGPADLEVIGPNLMNPLRRTDVLETSLRTMTERLEAAQYVDVDGRS; from the coding sequence ATGACCTCGCCGGGGGACGGCAGGACAGGTCTCGTGCTGGGTGCCGGCGGCGTGCTCGGCGCCGCATGGCTGATCGGCGCGCTGCGGGCGTTCGAGGAGGTCACCGGCTTCGACCCGCGCACGGCCGACCGGCTGCTCGGTACGTCCGCGGGGTCGATCCTGGTCGCGGCGCTGGGTGCGGGCGTCGACACGAACGGGCTGCTCCACCACCAGTTCGGGATCATCACCGAGGGCGCGCCGCAGATCGACTTCGACCCCGACACCGACAGCGGCGGCAAGCTGCCGCCCTGGCCGAAGCCGGGCATCGGGTCGCGGGAGCTGCTGTTCAAGAGCTGGCGGCATCCCCGGCAGGTGCACCCGCAGGTCGCGCTCTACTCCGTCGTCCCCGAGGGGCGCGGCGACCTCCAGCCCGTCGGACGCCTCGTCGACTCGGTGAACGAGGGGGAATGGTCGCCGCACCCGAGCTGCTGGGTCGTCGCGGTCGACTACGAGGAGGGCAGGCGCACCGTGTTCGGGCGCGACGGCGCTCCCGAGGCGCGGCTGCGCGACGCGGTGATGGCCTCGTGTGCGGTGCCCGGCTGGTACCACCCGGTCACCATCGGCGGGCGCCGGTACGTCGACGGCGGCGTGCGTTCGTCGACGTCGGCCGAGCTGCTCGCGAAGCTCGACCTCGACCGCGTCTACGTGTTCGCGCCGATGGCGTCGTACGAGCTCGACCAGCCCAAGTCGGTCGGCACGGCGTTCGAGCGCGGCGTGCGCCGCTACGTCACCCGCGGCCTCACCGCGGAGGTGGAGCGGTTGCGCGCGGCGGGTATCGCGGTCGAGGTGTTCACGCCGGGTCCCGCCGACCTCGAGGTGATCGGCCCGAACCTGATGAACCCCCTGCGTCGCACCGACGTGCTCGAGACCTCGTTGCGCACGATGACGGAACGCCTCGAAGCCGCGCAGTACGTCGACGTCGACGGTAGGAGCTGA